The Plasmodium cynomolgi strain B DNA, chromosome 13, whole genome shotgun sequence DNA segment tgtatgcccCGTGCCGCCGCGGGGGGTGCAGCACCAAACGATCGGTTCGCCTGTACCTTTCCGAAACCGACCCAGCCgtcatttattttctccctaCAGTGCGGAAGTGCCTCGCAGATgctgttcatactttttaTTCCCTACCATGCAATGCTTAAcaatctgcattttttttttttttcacaacaTTTTACGTTCCAACAAATTGCTCACTTGAGAGCAATCTATAGGGGGTTGCGCTGGAATCACATCCGCCtacaaaaattggaagcGAGGAGAGTCAACGTCGTGCAGTCCCCACACAAGTGCTTATCCATTTCGGGGAggcccttttttatgtgaaaataatttatacctACACAACACACATGCGTAACATTATGTGTGGAGTTCTTGCCCagtatgccccttttttttcttgcacaAAATTATTACGTGAATATATTCTTGTGCGTATGCATCATATGTTGTGGATGGCTATTATGCGGGCTTACCGCTTGCATTTATTTACGACGGGGAAGTTCAGGCGAGAAGAAGCGTACGCACGTTCCATTACCTACCTCCATCCACCCCCGTCCATATCCATCCAATATTGTATTGCCTCACAATACGAGGCAGCACCTTATGTAGACAACAAAATGGTGGTAGAGTCACGTATAGGGGAGCAAAACCAACGCGGCTAGAAAAGGAGTCAACCAGAGCATACCAAATTTGAGAGGTTCAGTGCCTTcttattttgttcccccctaTGCTTCTTCCAATCCTGCACAACGCGAAGCTGCCACGTGGGGGAAACACGAAACTGATAAAATGGTTACTCATTTgttcatccctttttttcttaaaaacaAAGCGAGTGTGCATTCCGTATATGTATCAGCCAACCTTCTCTCATGTTAATTCGTTCAAAGGAGTGGCAAGAGACAGTTTCCGCAGGTTGTTTTGTCGCCCTCGTTAAAGGGGCGAAATTcaggggaaattttttttttttcatttatttgcaGCATTTACGAAACGTAAAAGAACTTTTCTCCACAGTGTTGAATCGCCTATGTGTATGGCGGTGGAATGTTCGGTGTTCCCAAGGTCGCTTCCTTTTCCGATAACGCATTTTGCGCCCCTTCGAAGGGGCacataatttgtttaaaaggATGATCAAtgaggctttttttttcctccattttgtttttcatcaGTTTGTGCGGAACCGTTTTCATTCCGCATTTCTGTGCGTGggaaattttcattatttttccccccatggtgggtttttccttttggatCGTTGCCTTTAAAAGAGCTGAGTGTCTACCCCTGGCCAAATTAAACGGGAGTACCACACTAAACAGAGCATACGTAACCGTGACTCAAAACAGAGTAACAAATATGTGCGGTGGTGAAGCGTGGCACAGGGGTCCAGCGCGAGCTGAGAAGTGCAAAtccacgtaaaaaaaaaaaaaagcacagtTTTGTGTATGGCAATGTAACAGCATAGCAGCAGGGCATCATAGCTGCGTGACTGTGTAGAAAAATCGCTATTTTGCAAATTCACACAGCTGGTTTTAACATACACCAAAACGAGTGCCACAGGGGCTAGAAATTCCGCGTATCGCATACGCGCAAGAAGGGGAAAGTCTAACAGAAATTCTTCCCTTAAAGgaggaatttaaaaaaattaaggtaAATGTTAAGGTAACCCCAAGTTCGCTCACACATAGTAACAGGCGATACGCTATGACAGTGCGAAGTTGCGGGAAAATGTTGGCACATGGGCATGGCCGGTGGCTGGGAAAGGGAATTCTTACAAGGGGGAGTTTTAAATGTGCACGGAAATGCAAAtttgagtaaaaataaaaggtgtGTTTGTATCGTTCGCGTTCGCGCAGTGAAGAGGAGGACATGCATGCGcattacacatttttgtacatgGCGCTTTTTAAATCGCTTTCTGTATTCGTcccatgttttttttttttttttttttttttttttcccttaattCGTTCCTCTGTTCCTTCCTTtcgcttttctttctttctttacgTTCAATATTTTCgcacaattttgtatttgaaaaaaatacacaataCTTCTTAGCGGAAGCTACATATCAGCACGATAATCGAAATAtcaatttttggaaaagtaaaaaaaattccccattCGTTTTTCATGCGTTAAATTCCAAttaaaggagggaaaaaggaacagagGGCAGAAATTTTCTGCGCGCATTTTCTGCATAGCCGAATAGCACAATGGCAGACAAGTTAACGGAGGAGCAAATTTCCGAATTCAAGGAGGCCTTTAGCTTGTTTGACAAGGATGGAGATGGAAGTAAACATAGAAATACGCGAACGAGCGAAGTTAACATGCGAACATACACATGAGAAAATGCAATTGCGAAAGGGCAAGTGCAAATATGCCCAAACGCGTAGAGTGCCGAGCCGCGTGTAGACAGTTCCACTCCCAGGTGGCCGCGCGTGCGAGTTGGTCTCGGTTGTTTGCCCCTACGGTTTGCTCCTGCGCCGTGGTTCGCATTTACACCCAACAGCACGTATATGAAAAACGCATAAGACATTCGCAAAGGATACATGGCACATGTTCCGCGTTGCTGCCAAGCACACACACTCACCTACACGCGCAAGAACGGTTCACACGTCCAAAACCGTTTTAATTATTCACCCACGTGGAAATTTCCACTATGAGCTTCTAATGAGCTTTCGTTCACagattaaaaatgaaaaagaacgcACACAACTCGAGCGCGCGTGTTGTGTCAAAATGTGTAGTCAACTAGccaaaatagggaaaaaaaaaaaaaaaatattaacagttcatgtatttttattttattattatttttttttttttcccttccccccgAATAGCCATAACAACCAAAGAATTGGGGACAGTCATGAGATCACTGGGGCAAAACCCAACCGAAGCAGAATTGCAAGATATGATAAACGAAATAGACACAGACGGGAATGGAACTATCGATTTCCCCGAGTTCTTAACTCTGATGgcgagaaaaatgaaagataCGGACACGGAAGAGGAACTAATTGAGGCCTTCAGAGTTTTCGACAGAGACGGGGACGGATACATAAGTGCAGATGAGCTAAGACACGTGATGACCAACTTGGGGGAAAAGCTAACCAATGAGGAAGTGGACGAAATGATACGAGAGGCGGACATTGACGGGGATGGCCAGATCAATTACGAGGAGTTCGTCAAAATGATGATAGCCAAGTAGCTGGTTatccatgtgtgtgtatgtgtgtgtatcaGGGCGTGTGTGAGAGCGTGTGTATTCGCGCATGTGTCTGTTTTTTCATATCTCCATTCGCATGCCTATGCTGACGTGTTCATGTTGTTGCACACGGGCGCGCAAATCTGAGTACCtgtctgtgtgtgtgtatacgtatgtatCTGTGCCCGTCtgtgtgtacatacgtatgtgtgtgcatgtctGCGCAGCCGcgtcccccctttttattcatCAAAAGTTTTTCGTCCATTTTAACGCAAAccaacttttattttgttttacctGAAGTAATTCTAAATCTTCGCtcgaaggagaaggagaagcgcgGAGGGGGGGGATTGCAGTAGGCCTCGTGTGAGGTCTGCCACAAACTGGTGCTACGCCTTAGTGACTATGCCGTCTCTGCTGTGGGCAGGGCGTGGTTCTACCGAGGGGGAGTTCCCTGGGGGGAACCGTTCCAACCCACCTTTTGTGTGTGGAGGCCGCATGCCCCCGTCCCCCTTGCAGCACCGAGGGCAGCAAAATTGAATTGAATTAAACTGAATTGAATTAAATTGAATTgaattaaaatgaattaaaatgaattaaattgaattgaattaaaatgaattaaattgAATTAAAGTAGCCGAGGggattttccaaaaaatgaagcgaagttttcacaaaatgggacaagGACACAAATGTAACGCaaacaaattgttaaaaCGTTGGTATCGTTCGAAGGaacgaaaaaggggggggtgcaaaaaaaaaatgctgcgcGGAGAGGGGAAATGACAAGTGCGCGCTTTATAAAAGGGATCATTTGACAATGTGACACGTCGGCTGAGACGTTTTTAACCTTTGACAATGTTCATTTGGGATGGGGCAGGTTGGGCGAACGGTATGGCATACGCATCATTTTTCGCTCTACTCGCTTCAAGCAATTTGCCCAAATTTTCACCTCTCCCCAGCCGACCGCTCAACCTGCAGGGGGACGCAGGAAAAGGCGACCCAGGAAAAGGCGGCGATTTGTTCTAACCCAGTCGGTGCCGCTCAACGAACCAGCTGATGTACCCCAGAAAATTACCACTTCCTATCTGCGTTCGAATTTCTCGAAAGAACGAGCTGTACATGTACAGATTGTGGTAGGACAAAATGACATTTGCGGTGAGTTCTTGGCACTTGAGCAAATGGTGTATATACGACTTGGTTTCATTTCTAGGCGAATTATCAGTTATGGGGGAATAATCCAAAGCATATTTTGAATCATTTAAGtctataataaaaatgtcttTATTCTGAAAATTGATATGGTTGATATCGTGCAGTTTGTTTGTGCACTTTTCCTCCAttgtctccatttttatatgcatatttatagcCTTTCCATTTCTTGCCAATTCGTAGGGGAAGTTCGATTCGACGATGTCTATTCCGTGATAAACGGAGTGTAAAATTTCGATGGGGGTGCCTACACTTAGTTGTATAAGCTTCAACTTGTCCTTTGGTAGGGCCGCTAAAATGTTATTCAAATGGCAGGTTCTTTCTTCATTCGATTCGTCGTAACCAATCCCACTTAGCATATACCCCCCAATAACAGAGTCGTACTTATTTAGCACTTCCTCCATTGTGCCTTTGTCCAAATGGATAGTGGACGGCACGGTCACAATACAAACGGAGTCTTCACCCACTTGGTTATCCTtaacactttttattttttttaaaaattcatccattaatttcattattcgtatttttttcttctttcccacctcttccttcatttttatctcctCTGATGGGATGCAGAAAATATCTGGTTCAAAAATATGGACACATTTGCAAAAGTCATCTATGGAAAATATGTCCGTGTGGTTATTCTGCTTCATCGTTAtgtttttgttaatatttattgaaaaattatttgttaatatatttctcaCGTTCATATATCTGTAACTGTTTTCAAAGTCGGAGAAGCTGTGCAGGTACGacttgctcattttttctccatgtcttgaaaaatattctttcgCCTTTGCATATATATCCAAGTTTTTGTATACTTCCTGTAGTGGGCAGTTCAGGATAAACTTTTTCCTCTCTATCTTTCTCAGTAACTCCAAGTTGATATATTCTGGTTGTATGTCATTGGTCAGGATGGTCGTGGCTGGCGTTTCGAtgtcctttattttgttcactcGGTATTTGGGAGgctccttcattttggcaATTTCAAAGGGGTTGCTAAATTGGGGGTGACGgtgttatataataatacatgCGCATAATACCCCAAGGAGTCGCCCTCAACTCTTCGTGCGCGCCGACCAGATTGACCGACTCAAAAAGAACAGGCGAATCTACCCACAGCTGTATCCTTATGCTTGCTGGGTTGGGGCTCTCAAGAGGGGGAATGCCTCCTCCTCACAATTTTGGGAAACTACAAATGCGGAGGTTTATCGTTCTGGCTGGCTGCCCTGagtgaagaaattttaaaagcaaaaaaaaataaaatatggcaAAAGGAAATGGCACAATATGGAGGGATAGCATGTCGATTGCACCTCCCCCCGGCACGATAACACCAGTTTTTCCATAagcaaaattgttaaaatggaaaaaatgatttcgCTTTGCATCGGGCTTCTATGGCACTATCGCTGCACCACCAAGCGGGCCCTACAGAACGAGAGCGTTTTGAGTTGCCCACCTCtccccagaaaaaaaaagggaaagcaccTCCATGTAAGGCGAACTGGTGACAAGTAGATAAGCACAAcgcaccattttgttaaccttctctttgcccccttttttccgtcACTTTTTTCTGTACAGATTTGACATGGGTGGTAAAGTAAAACAAGCTCGACAACTCCCACCTTAGTGAAAACCTAACCTGGCACGTAACTACGATTGACGCATATGGCTAGTCGCCTTGACCAAAGAACTGGCAAGAGCACTCGTTTCTGTAGACCCCTTTGCCCCAAATGAACGAAATAATAATCAACGATTTGAGTTATAATTACTACAATCGAGTAGGAAACACGAGCACGGCGGCACtggaaaatgtaaatttgTCATTCGGCCGAGGCATGCGAGTTGTCGTTTGCGGAAAAAACGGAGCGGGGAAGAGCACTCTGTTGAGCATCATAGCAGGCAAGAAGGTAGGACCGTTTTGCTGGAGCGCGAAGCGGGGCTGCCACAACGGTCTTGCTGCGCACGTGCAGGTCTACACAGGTGCATACaaggatatatatatgtatatatacgtatgcacgtatttacgtatgcatatatgtgtgcgCACGCACGACCCCCCCCTTTCACAGCTCGTAAAGGAGGAATCCGTTTTGGTGTTCAACAAGCCCGCGTTCCATGACACCACGCTGTCAAGCAGAATCGGGTTCGTCGGGGAGTGGTGGAGCGACGGTATGAGGAAAGAAGCGCCTGTTCCTACTTCTCGGGAACGAAAGATTCCAAAAGGGAtcctccccccaaatgggcacTCCCCGCGTTTGTTAAATCAGTTCAAGGTTATTTCCAGAACGACTTCACCTTGCGCTCCATTTTTGCCACCACCTTCACAGACTACGCAATGAACATCAAGGTGAAGGACTTCTTCGCAAAGTACAAAGACTCCAAGAGGTACAGGAAGCTGATAAAACTGTTTGAAATCAACGAAGACAAGCTTATATCATCCGTctcaaagggggaaaagaaaaaaattcaaattttggtTAACTTGGTAACGAGAAAGGACGTGTACATTTTCGATGAGGCAACTGAGTCACTGGACCTGATATCTCGGAAGCTCTTGTTGGAGTAGGAACGGAACAGTCGGGCGTGTGCGCCCGTGCATTTCGCTATATGAGGAGTTATCCCCCACTTTCTCCTGGGTGCTTCCCCTAAAGGGGGGCAAAACGCACATTCCAACGGAAACATGTACCAAACTTACGGTGAACTCACCCCCACTAACCCATGCCAACCGCCATACCAATTATGCAGATTTCTAAAGAGGGAATGCATAAAGCACAACTGCATCATCATTTATTCGACCCATATTTTTGATTATATGGAGAAATGGTGTAGCCATATTTTATACCTGTCCAAAGGGTCagtggcttttttttccgacaTAGGCACTGTAACGAGGTAATGTCCGTGggaaaaagagcaaaagggggaaagaaggAGGGAAAGAAAGGTGTGCCCCTTTCCACACTCCGTCGCAATGGAGATCCTCTTTTGTTGACACTCTGCATGTACCGTCTACCATGACAGTGTTGTGCACATTTGCCAATTACTGCGCGTTGCATTTTTGCTTGCCAATTTGTGTGCCCATTGACTGATCGGTTGtccccttccccctcctgCAGCGCCAAGGACTACACCTCCCTAGCGGATTATATTTTCGATCATATGATGGATGAGACGAGTGAAGAGCAGCAAATGAAAACCATGGAAGGTAGTACGCCCCTTTGAGCTGCGCTTCTTTTGTGCATGTGTTCACAACGTGTATGTGTCATGCGCTgtgacccttttttttaaagtgttaaaaatttgcgcaaaaatattaatttaaaaatatcgcTTTTGCTATCTCAGATTTGTTCCTAGCAGATTCGGAATAAATGCGGGATTTTCtttagaaaaaagaaaatcgtTTTAGAAGGACCAAATGAGACGGAGCAGCGCGACACAAAAATGCCCCCCTTGATGAAGTGTACCACGAGAAAGGTTAGCTTAACTGAGTAcattgcacaaaaaaaggaaaactaaTTCATCAATTTTGGGTGGATAAATGGAGACGTACAGAAAGGGGAGGTCAAATTGGGAtgccccccccttccccttggAAGATAACAACAAAGTTTTGAGAATTGTCACTCAGCGTTGCTGCGTGTAACTACCACTGCATATTCGTCCTCCTGTTTTCTCCCTAGGCTTGCCCCTTCTTCGTGTCCACAACGTTGAACGGGCGAAGCACCCCGggttaacttaaaaaaaaggtgcgcATGAGCAGTCGCAGCAAATCCATGTCCATTTCTGACAAAGAAAAGGACTCGCTCGtttgcaaaaggaaaaacaaatccaCTGGATCTGTCTTCAACGtgacacacacaaaaaaaaacaaaaaaaggtttgcGAAATTGTAGGGCTCTAATGCGTGTATTTTGTCAACGGAGCCAACGTCGtgctcacttttttcatttcccaaaataaaaaaaattatctgtcgaattggctagctggtgaatttttacctgaatgttcataaaaaaaaaaaaaaaaatgagcaaaatttttcatcttatttttgtagatcttcattttgctatGTTCACAGAAGTGGCTCCATGTGGGGCTACTTCTCCCCGTAAGTTTGTTAAGATGCctataaaattcattttttgtgtgtttgtttttcttataaaagagttttttttttaaatacaaaatgggaatacGCGTGACGTGTCTCTTCCTCTGGTTATAAAGAGAAATTAGCTGTTGATTCAtcttggggggaaaaacaaaaactgGGCCTTCTCCGAAGTAGGGCAAATCGATAAACTCTTTTGCTTCCCTGTCCATGTGAGCAATGAGGTAAACATTGCCCACCTTCAGTATGTTATGTGTAGCCAGCCCGTGGAGGAGCATTTTGGCATTTCGCACAGATTGCACACTTCGAACAGACTGCACACTTCGAACAGACTGCACACTTCGAACAGACTGCACACTTCGAACAGATTGCACCCTTTCGAAGGGGCGCCGACTAACACATGATGGGCAACGCACGTTGAGAGGCAGCTCTGCGTACTGTCCGTTCTTCACAACGATATAAGAGACGAACTTATGCTTGTCACTGGCTCGAATTTCATTTCCTTTCTGAGAATTTGTAACGCGATTGGCATGCGACTCCAAAGTGTGGAGTGAGTAATTCCCGTTCCTTTTTACTACCACCTGTTGCGGGGAAAACGGTCGAGTATTCGTCCCTCGCGCGGGGAAGACACCCTCCTCATTGTGCATATGAGGTTTTTCCCCTGGAAAGACACTATTCACGCCTGTCCCCTCCACCCGTTTTAGCAATTCGCTATGCCTCTTTAACTTTGCGTCATAATAATGATAGAGCTGACCAcagtgtgcatatatttcgTCGATGGATTTCCTCTTCCTCACGtcaaactggaaaaaaaaatggaaaaattttttaactttcttcaaattattgtcaatttttttgttaatcatTTTATGGAGTAGGTTTCTCCTCTGATCTATctttatgtacaaaaatatattgcacTCATTTGTTAATGCTTCATTTGTAATCATCTCGAAAAGTAGAAAGCCAAGTAACCACACGTCGCTTTTTTGGATGTCTCTTCTTCTCCTGTGAAAAGTTCGCCTCTTCAACAGCTTCTTTTTTAGCACTCTCTTCATTTCATCAATCTGTTTGCAATATCGAAATGGGGATGCCTTCCGAATGGTCAATCTGTGAGGATCGCTTCTTCCCACACTGctatgacttttttttttcttcaggcCGATAATGCTTTCGCTGCTTCCCATTCGGACGACAATTTTAAAGTTCGCTGAATTGGCTGTAATTCGATTGTGGGCTCCTTCTCTGCGCAACCACTTTGTTGCTAAACCTGCAGTTCTGCTGCGGAACTTGTGGTTATCAGGGGCTGTGTCCCTTCcccgcttctccttctccgcATCCATTTTCATCAGCTCGGGCGCAGCCATCATTTCGTTTCCCCTGCTTGTtcgaaaaaataggaaatcCTTATTGCTGAAAAAGGCTTTACTTTCTCCAAAGTCGTTAATGATGATGGATGGGGGGTTAGGAACTTTACCCATACTGGGGACATGTCTCCTTTGGGAAGGTGTAGCATAACACTGCGGAGTGGGCACGAGGCACATTCTGTCCAGATTGATCCCCCCTGTTGTGTTATTCTTCATTGGGTTTAAATTTTCCTGtgtgcttcttccacttttcgTCGtcccttccatttttgtggtttttacttttttgcctgaacgggtcaggtAACTCGTCCGgggtgcaaaaaaggaggaagacgaaTTGTTTCCCACTTGGGGAgcattttctcccttcttGTGGTATCCATTCCGAAGACGTGGGGCCCCATGGAAAGGAGCTTTCCCATTTAATGTTGACAAAGCGGATCCGTTGTAATTTACCAAAATGTTACTTGAGTTAATGTCAAAATGGGTTATCCGTCTTCTATGTATGCGCATAACGGTTTGTACAATTCGTCCGAACAACCTCAAAACAGACGTCACGTGTTGTAACTGGGTTATCCTCATACGGATGCTCTTTCTCAACATGGCataatataatgataaattaatttttgtggattttccttctttgtaTTGTCCCCTCCATTGGGGCATttcatttgttatttttttaaaaatttttttttttctgaacagtAAATGTCCATTTTTGTCCATTCCCTGGAGGCCCCAAAAGGGCaacaaatttgcacacacaattttttctcttcttagCAAGTAATCTTCgtgtaaataatttatataattttttaaattgtcaTCATAATGCTGCATTAGTAGGTAATAAGTAAAGGTCCTAcaattgccattttttataacaccGTATTGGTACA contains these protein-coding regions:
- a CDS encoding ABC transporter puatative (putative); the protein is MNEIIINDLSYNYYNRVGNTSTAALENVNLSFGRGMRVVVCGKNGAGKSTLLSIIAGKKLVKEESVLVFNKPAFHDTTLSSRIGFVGEWWSDDYAMNIKVKDFFAKYKDSKRYRKLIKLFEINEDKLISSVSKGEKKKIQILVNLVTRKDVYIFDEATESLDLISRKLLLE
- a CDS encoding calmodulin (putative); translated protein: MADKLTEEQISEFKEAFSLFDKDGDGTITTKELGTVMRSLGQNPTEAELQDMINEIDTDGNGTIDFPEFLTLMARKMKDTDTEEELIEAFRVFDRDGDGYISADELRHVMTNLGEKLTNEEVDEMIREADIDGDGQINYEEFVKMMIAK
- a CDS encoding tRNA-guanine transglycosylases (putative), producing MKEPPKYRVNKIKDIETPATTILTNDIQPEYINLELLRKIERKKFILNCPLQEVYKNLDIYAKAKEYFSRHGEKMSKSYLHSFSDFENSYRYMNVRNILTNNFSININKNITMKQNNHTDIFSIDDFCKCVHIFEPDIFCIPSEEIKMKEEVGKKKKIRIMKLMDEFLKKIKSVKDNQVGEDSVCIVTVPSTIHLDKGTMEEVLNKYDSVIGGYMLSGIGYDESNEERTCHLNNILAALPKDKLKLIQLSVGTPIEILHSVYHGIDIVESNFPYELARNGKAINMHIKMETMEEKCTNKLHDINHINFQNKDIFIIDLNDSKYALDYSPITDNSPRNETKSYIHHLLKCQELTANVILSYHNLYMYSSFFREIRTQIGSGNFLGYISWFVERHRLG